A single window of Excalfactoria chinensis isolate bCotChi1 chromosome 13, bCotChi1.hap2, whole genome shotgun sequence DNA harbors:
- the FBXO38 gene encoding F-box only protein 38 isoform X3, whose translation MCMECLSRKLKEAVTLYLRVVKVVDLCAGRWWEYMPTGFTDSSFLTLLRKMPDIEQLYGLHPRYLERRRVRGHEAFSIPGVLEALQACPNLLGVETSHLELVEAIWTYMPQVHILGKFRNRNGAFPIPPENKLKIPIGAKIQTLHLVGVNVPEIPCIPMLRHLYLKWVRLTKPQPFKDFLCISLRTFVMRNCAGPTNSLKYVPLVTGLASARNLEHLELVRVPFLGGLIQHVVEDSWRSGGFRNLHTIVLGACKNALEVDLGYLIITAARRLHEVRIQPSLTKDGVFSALKMAELEFPQFETLHLGYVDEFLLQCKMTNGDLVKYGLADVVENPGIITDIGMKAVNEVFSCIKYLVIYNCPHLHNPNNWITDHSRWTRLVDLTLVRCHAIKLDSFSQFIELLPSLEFISLDQMFREPPKGCARVGLSAGTGIGVSSALVSNQNSNNDNDNNNNHQNNNNPNIHHNNHQHPNDQNEENELRQDGQAEGQQIAAEALNEMEEVAPEEGMAAGQGHNDVPAHSQAVVPMEVDEEQAGPSGIQPVVKAAPITVHDSDSEDEEENMGTRACITNNIAQNYSDGEEKSRDPVETKEPSVSGKGKTPLRKRCSASQVGQAKQFHMEESSCEKGCQVTSEQIKADMKAASDMPERNKGKDSYPSCGNATGSTGSSSSCSAISSSPDCAQTASNHCAGTSLAAADESRQCVCSPCKSEGSSERETEETSVCSRCSCHKPQDTQQRTSGCCDGECPSTSGACRNGRSSTGSDFALRTLPNCGSPQESSGERTSGSACGPASGEESMGSQQRSCEMQYKEEYPRRPLTRARSKLSHVPLVSESEVTKPRPRQTTKRKRTADKSTSTSDPVIEDDHVQVLTLKSKNLVGITLTNCGITDLVLKDCPKMMFIHATRCRVLKHLKVENAPVVNRFDYAQCKKLNMDQVLDQILRMPPERNRIIYLRPMQQVDTLTLEQKIFSGPYPYHICIIHEFSNPPNVRNKVRIRSWMDTIANINQELIKYEFFPEATRTEEDLKKYTKYPWGRDIYTLEGVVDGAPYSMITDFPWLRSLRTAEPNSYARYDFEDDERTTIYAPRRKGQLSADICMETIGEEISELRQMKKGVFQRVVAIFIHYCDVNGEPVEDDYI comes from the exons ATGTGCATGGAATGCCTGTCCCGGAAGCTGAAGGAAGCAGTCACTCTTTATCTGCGAGTAGTGAAGGTTGTGGATTTGTGTGCAGGCCGTTGGTGGGAATACATGCCCACTG GTTTCACTGATTCCAGTTTCCTAACGCTGCTGAGGAAGATGCCAGACATTGAACAACTTTATGGTCTTCATCCCAGGTATCTTGAAAGACGCAGAGTTCGTGGCCATGAAGCTTTCAGCATTCCTGGAGTTCTAGAGGCTTTGCAGGCCTGTCCAAATCTGTTG GGCGTTGAGACCTCCCATTTAGAGCTGGTGGAAGCTATCTGGACATACATGCCACAAGTTCATATTTTAGGGAAGTTTCGTAATCGTAATGGTGCTTTTCCAATCCCTCCTGAGAACAAGCTAAAAATTCCTATAGGAGCTAAAATTCAGACTTTGCACTTAGTAG GAGTGAATGTCCCTGAGATTCCTTGTATCCCAATGCTGAGGCACCTTTATTTGAAGTGGGTGAGACTCACTAAACCACAGCCTTTTAAAGATTTCCTTTGTATCAGCTTACGCACTTTTGTAATGAGAAATTGTGCAG GACCCACAAATTCTCTGAAGTATGTTCCCCTAGTGACGGGCCTGGCTTCGGCCCGAAATCTGGAGCATCTAGAACTGGTTCGTGTTCCGTTTCTTGGAGGACTTATTCAGCATGTGGTAGAAGACAGCTGGAGATCAG GTGGTTTTAGGAATTTGCACACTATAGTTCTGGGAGCTTGCAAGAATGCACTTGAAGTGGATCTTGGCTACCTCATCATAACTGCTGCACGAAG GTTGCATGAAGTGCGGATCCAGCCTTCCTTGACCAAAGATggtgttttttctgctttgaagatGGCTGAACTGGAATTTCCACAGTTTGAAACACTTCATCTAGGATACGTTGATGAGTTTTTACTACAGT GTAAAATGACAAATGGAGACTTGGTGAAGTATGGCTTGGCTGATGTGGTTGAAAATCCAGGAATTATTACAGATATTGGTATGAAAGCTGTAAATGAGGTTTTTTCTTGCATCAAGTATCTGGTCATTTACAACTGTCCACATCTACATAACCCAAATAATTGGATCACAG atcATTCAAGATGGACCCGATTGGTTGACCTCACGTTGGTGCGATGCCACGCAATAAAGCTAGATTCATTTAGTCAGTTCATTGAGTTATTGCCAAGCTTAGAATTTATTTCTCTGGACCAGATGTTCCGTGAGCCTCCTAAG GGCTGTGCTCGTGTGGGCTTAAGTGCAGGTACAGGAATCGGTGTCTCATCTGCCTTAGTCAGCAATCAGAACTCTAACAAtgacaatgacaacaacaataatcaccaaaacaacaacaatccCAACATCCACCACAACAATCATCAACATCCAAATGACCAAAATGAGGAGAATGAACTGCGGCAGGATGGGCAAGCTGAAGGGCAGCAGATTGCAGCTGAGG CACTAAATGAGATGGAGGAGGTGGCACCAGAAGAAGGGATGGCTGCTGGACAGGGTCACAATGATGTCCCTGCTCACAGCCAGGCTGTCGTTCCTATGGAGGTTGATGAAGAGCAAGCAG gacCAAGTGGCATTCAACCTGTTGTAAAAGCAGCACCGATTACTGTTCATGATTCAGACAGtgaggatgaggaagaaaacatgggaacaagagcctgcatcACTAACAACATTGCACAGAATTACTcagatggagaagagaaaagcagagatccAGTGGAAACTAAAGAACCTTCAG TGAGTGGTAAAGGCAAGACACCCCTGCGGAAGAGATGCAGTGCCAGCCAAGTGGGCCAGGCAAAGCAGTTCCATAtggaagaaagcagctgtgagAAAGGTTGTCAAGTAACAAGTGAGCAGATTAAAGCAGACATGAAAGCAGCAAGTGACATGCCTGAAAGGAACAAAGGCAAAGATTCTTACCCAAGCTGTGGTAATGCAACAGGATCAACTGGATCATCCAGCTCTTGCAGTGCTATTTCTTCTAGCCCTGACTGTGCACAGACAGCTAGTAACCACTGTGCTGGCACCAGCCTAGCAGCTGCAGATGAATCCAGGCAATGTGTCTGCTCACCTTGTAAAAGTGAAGGTTCCAGTGAGAGAGAGACTGAGGAGACATCTGTTTGTTCCAGGTGTTCCTGCCACAAGCCACAGGACACACAACAGAGGACTAGTGGGTGTTGTGATGGGGAATGCCCATCCACGAGTGGTGCCTGCAGGAATGGACGGAGCAGCACTGGGTCAGATTTTGCACTTAGGACTCTGCCGAACTGTGGGTCTCCCCAAGAGTCAAGTGGTGAGAGGACTAGTGGGAGTGCCTGTGGGCCTGCCAGTGGGGAGGAGAGCATGGGCTcacagcagagaagctgtgagatGCAGTATAAAGAAGAATATCCTCGCCGGCCATTGACGAGAGCTAGAAGCAAGCTGTCACATGTCCCTCTGGTGTCAGAGTCAG aagtgaCCAAGCCAAGGCCACGGCAAACTACAAAGCGGAAAAGGACTGCTGACAAGTCCACAAGCACGAGTGACCCAGTTATTGAGGATGATCATGTTCAA GTACTGACTTTGAAATCCAAAAATCTTGTTGGAATCACTTTGACCAACTGTGGAATAACAGATTTGGTACTGAAAGACTGCCCCAAAATGATGTTCATACACG CTACAAGGTGCCGGGTATTGAAACACTTAAAAGTAGAAAATGCACCAGTTGTGAATCGGTTTGACTATGCCCAGTGCAAGAAGTTAAACATGGATCAGGTCCTGGATCAGATTCTCAGGATGCCCCCAGAAAGAAACCGGATCATTTATCTTCGTCCGATGCAGCAG GTTGACACACTGACTCTTGAGCAGAAGATATTTAGTGGCCCCTATCCCTACCATATTTGCATCATTCATGAGTTCAGTAACCCACCTAATGTCCGCAACAAGGTGCGCATTCGGAGCTGGATGGACACGATAGCGAACATTAACCA AGAGCTTATTAAATATGAGTTCTTCCCTGAAGCAACACGAACTGAAGAAGACCTGAAGAAATACACTAAATACCCTTGGGGACGAGATATTTACACTCTAGAAG GCGTTGTGGATGGTGCCCCTTACTCCATGATTACTGACTTCCCATGGTTGAGATCACTGAGGACAGCAGAGCCAAACAGCTATGCCAGATACGACTTTGAGGATGATGAGAGAA CTACTATTTATGCACCCCGGAGGAAAGGACAGCTGTCTGCAGACATCTGTATGGAAACAATAGGAGAAGAGATCTCTGAACTGCGTCAGATGAAAAAGGGCGTATTCCAGCGTGTGGTGGCTATCTTCATCCATTACTGTGATGTCAACGGTGAGCCAGTCGAGGATGATTACATCTGA
- the FBXO38 gene encoding F-box only protein 38 isoform X5 encodes MPVPEAEGSSHSLSASSEGCGFVCRPLVGIHAHWYLERRRVRGHEAFSIPGVLEALQACPNLLGVETSHLELVEAIWTYMPQVHILGKFRNRNGAFPIPPENKLKIPIGAKIQTLHLVGVNVPEIPCIPMLRHLYLKWVRLTKPQPFKDFLCISLRTFVMRNCAGPTNSLKYVPLVTGLASARNLEHLELVRVPFLGGLIQHVVEDSWRSGGFRNLHTIVLGACKNALEVDLGYLIITAARRLHEVRIQPSLTKDGVFSALKMAELEFPQFETLHLGYVDEFLLQCKMTNGDLVKYGLADVVENPGIITDIGMKAVNEVFSCIKYLVIYNCPHLHNPNNWITDHSRWTRLVDLTLVRCHAIKLDSFSQFIELLPSLEFISLDQMFREPPKGCARVGLSAGTGIGVSSALVSNQNSNNDNDNNNNHQNNNNPNIHHNNHQHPNDQNEENELRQDGQAEGQQIAAEALNEMEEVAPEEGMAAGQGHNDVPAHSQAVVPMEVDEEQAGPSGIQPVVKAAPITVHDSDSEDEEENMGTRACITNNIAQNYSDGEEKSRDPVETKEPSVSGKGKTPLRKRCSASQVGQAKQFHMEESSCEKGCQVTSEQIKADMKAASDMPERNKGKDSYPSCGNATGSTGSSSSCSAISSSPDCAQTASNHCAGTSLAAADESRQCVCSPCKSEGSSERETEETSVCSRCSCHKPQDTQQRTSGCCDGECPSTSGACRNGRSSTGSDFALRTLPNCGSPQESSGERTSGSACGPASGEESMGSQQRSCEMQYKEEYPRRPLTRARSKLSHVPLVSESEVTKPRPRQTTKRKRTADKSTSTSDPVIEDDHVQVLTLKSKNLVGITLTNCGITDLVLKDCPKMMFIHATRCRVLKHLKVENAPVVNRFDYAQCKKLNMDQVLDQILRMPPERNRIIYLRPMQQVDTLTLEQKIFSGPYPYHICIIHEFSNPPNVRNKVRIRSWMDTIANINQELIKYEFFPEATRTEEDLKKYTKYPWGRDIYTLEGVVDGAPYSMITDFPWLRSLRTAEPNSYARYDFEDDERTTIYAPRRKGQLSADICMETIGEEISELRQMKKGVFQRVVAIFIHYCDVNGEPVEDDYI; translated from the exons ATGCCTGTCCCGGAAGCTGAAGGAAGCAGTCACTCTTTATCTGCGAGTAGTGAAGGTTGTGGATTTGTGTGCAGGCCGTTGGTGGGAATACATGCCCACTG GTATCTTGAAAGACGCAGAGTTCGTGGCCATGAAGCTTTCAGCATTCCTGGAGTTCTAGAGGCTTTGCAGGCCTGTCCAAATCTGTTG GGCGTTGAGACCTCCCATTTAGAGCTGGTGGAAGCTATCTGGACATACATGCCACAAGTTCATATTTTAGGGAAGTTTCGTAATCGTAATGGTGCTTTTCCAATCCCTCCTGAGAACAAGCTAAAAATTCCTATAGGAGCTAAAATTCAGACTTTGCACTTAGTAG GAGTGAATGTCCCTGAGATTCCTTGTATCCCAATGCTGAGGCACCTTTATTTGAAGTGGGTGAGACTCACTAAACCACAGCCTTTTAAAGATTTCCTTTGTATCAGCTTACGCACTTTTGTAATGAGAAATTGTGCAG GACCCACAAATTCTCTGAAGTATGTTCCCCTAGTGACGGGCCTGGCTTCGGCCCGAAATCTGGAGCATCTAGAACTGGTTCGTGTTCCGTTTCTTGGAGGACTTATTCAGCATGTGGTAGAAGACAGCTGGAGATCAG GTGGTTTTAGGAATTTGCACACTATAGTTCTGGGAGCTTGCAAGAATGCACTTGAAGTGGATCTTGGCTACCTCATCATAACTGCTGCACGAAG GTTGCATGAAGTGCGGATCCAGCCTTCCTTGACCAAAGATggtgttttttctgctttgaagatGGCTGAACTGGAATTTCCACAGTTTGAAACACTTCATCTAGGATACGTTGATGAGTTTTTACTACAGT GTAAAATGACAAATGGAGACTTGGTGAAGTATGGCTTGGCTGATGTGGTTGAAAATCCAGGAATTATTACAGATATTGGTATGAAAGCTGTAAATGAGGTTTTTTCTTGCATCAAGTATCTGGTCATTTACAACTGTCCACATCTACATAACCCAAATAATTGGATCACAG atcATTCAAGATGGACCCGATTGGTTGACCTCACGTTGGTGCGATGCCACGCAATAAAGCTAGATTCATTTAGTCAGTTCATTGAGTTATTGCCAAGCTTAGAATTTATTTCTCTGGACCAGATGTTCCGTGAGCCTCCTAAG GGCTGTGCTCGTGTGGGCTTAAGTGCAGGTACAGGAATCGGTGTCTCATCTGCCTTAGTCAGCAATCAGAACTCTAACAAtgacaatgacaacaacaataatcaccaaaacaacaacaatccCAACATCCACCACAACAATCATCAACATCCAAATGACCAAAATGAGGAGAATGAACTGCGGCAGGATGGGCAAGCTGAAGGGCAGCAGATTGCAGCTGAGG CACTAAATGAGATGGAGGAGGTGGCACCAGAAGAAGGGATGGCTGCTGGACAGGGTCACAATGATGTCCCTGCTCACAGCCAGGCTGTCGTTCCTATGGAGGTTGATGAAGAGCAAGCAG gacCAAGTGGCATTCAACCTGTTGTAAAAGCAGCACCGATTACTGTTCATGATTCAGACAGtgaggatgaggaagaaaacatgggaacaagagcctgcatcACTAACAACATTGCACAGAATTACTcagatggagaagagaaaagcagagatccAGTGGAAACTAAAGAACCTTCAG TGAGTGGTAAAGGCAAGACACCCCTGCGGAAGAGATGCAGTGCCAGCCAAGTGGGCCAGGCAAAGCAGTTCCATAtggaagaaagcagctgtgagAAAGGTTGTCAAGTAACAAGTGAGCAGATTAAAGCAGACATGAAAGCAGCAAGTGACATGCCTGAAAGGAACAAAGGCAAAGATTCTTACCCAAGCTGTGGTAATGCAACAGGATCAACTGGATCATCCAGCTCTTGCAGTGCTATTTCTTCTAGCCCTGACTGTGCACAGACAGCTAGTAACCACTGTGCTGGCACCAGCCTAGCAGCTGCAGATGAATCCAGGCAATGTGTCTGCTCACCTTGTAAAAGTGAAGGTTCCAGTGAGAGAGAGACTGAGGAGACATCTGTTTGTTCCAGGTGTTCCTGCCACAAGCCACAGGACACACAACAGAGGACTAGTGGGTGTTGTGATGGGGAATGCCCATCCACGAGTGGTGCCTGCAGGAATGGACGGAGCAGCACTGGGTCAGATTTTGCACTTAGGACTCTGCCGAACTGTGGGTCTCCCCAAGAGTCAAGTGGTGAGAGGACTAGTGGGAGTGCCTGTGGGCCTGCCAGTGGGGAGGAGAGCATGGGCTcacagcagagaagctgtgagatGCAGTATAAAGAAGAATATCCTCGCCGGCCATTGACGAGAGCTAGAAGCAAGCTGTCACATGTCCCTCTGGTGTCAGAGTCAG aagtgaCCAAGCCAAGGCCACGGCAAACTACAAAGCGGAAAAGGACTGCTGACAAGTCCACAAGCACGAGTGACCCAGTTATTGAGGATGATCATGTTCAA GTACTGACTTTGAAATCCAAAAATCTTGTTGGAATCACTTTGACCAACTGTGGAATAACAGATTTGGTACTGAAAGACTGCCCCAAAATGATGTTCATACACG CTACAAGGTGCCGGGTATTGAAACACTTAAAAGTAGAAAATGCACCAGTTGTGAATCGGTTTGACTATGCCCAGTGCAAGAAGTTAAACATGGATCAGGTCCTGGATCAGATTCTCAGGATGCCCCCAGAAAGAAACCGGATCATTTATCTTCGTCCGATGCAGCAG GTTGACACACTGACTCTTGAGCAGAAGATATTTAGTGGCCCCTATCCCTACCATATTTGCATCATTCATGAGTTCAGTAACCCACCTAATGTCCGCAACAAGGTGCGCATTCGGAGCTGGATGGACACGATAGCGAACATTAACCA AGAGCTTATTAAATATGAGTTCTTCCCTGAAGCAACACGAACTGAAGAAGACCTGAAGAAATACACTAAATACCCTTGGGGACGAGATATTTACACTCTAGAAG GCGTTGTGGATGGTGCCCCTTACTCCATGATTACTGACTTCCCATGGTTGAGATCACTGAGGACAGCAGAGCCAAACAGCTATGCCAGATACGACTTTGAGGATGATGAGAGAA CTACTATTTATGCACCCCGGAGGAAAGGACAGCTGTCTGCAGACATCTGTATGGAAACAATAGGAGAAGAGATCTCTGAACTGCGTCAGATGAAAAAGGGCGTATTCCAGCGTGTGGTGGCTATCTTCATCCATTACTGTGATGTCAACGGTGAGCCAGTCGAGGATGATTACATCTGA